A genomic segment from Idiomarina piscisalsi encodes:
- a CDS encoding GspE/PulE family protein, translating into MTKDVLSVSFAKQVVARIKVMADLDLTEQPLPQDGRLTVTQSSTRQYLEFRLNCCCVLNGEKLVLRCLKSSEHILPLADTGLMACQYQSFQHALSQSQGLIIVTGPTGSGKTSTLYSALKSINVQTLNVCTVEDPVETPLNGCTQLMVNERKGLSFASLLRALLRQDPDVIMVGEIRDAETAQIALQAAQTGHLVLTTMHTNGTLETLARLKSLGVNPLDIASALNLIVSQRLLSFERGHNNIRRHAIFEILPWQPQAHALLKPGSSDTDKANYLQDLGLPSFEQAKTYWENQVNLND; encoded by the coding sequence ATCACAAAAGATGTCCTCAGTGTCTCGTTCGCCAAACAAGTGGTAGCCCGTATTAAGGTGATGGCTGATCTCGACTTGACGGAACAGCCGTTACCACAGGACGGACGCCTTACCGTCACTCAATCATCGACTCGACAATACCTGGAATTTCGTTTGAATTGCTGCTGCGTATTGAACGGAGAAAAACTGGTTTTACGTTGCCTTAAGTCCTCTGAACACATTTTACCCTTAGCAGATACCGGATTAATGGCCTGTCAGTACCAGAGCTTTCAGCACGCATTGTCACAATCTCAAGGGCTTATCATTGTGACCGGGCCTACCGGCAGTGGGAAAACATCAACTTTATATAGCGCATTGAAGTCTATCAATGTTCAGACGCTCAATGTCTGTACCGTAGAGGACCCCGTCGAGACACCTTTAAACGGATGCACGCAGCTTATGGTAAATGAGCGCAAAGGGCTTTCGTTTGCGTCACTGTTACGAGCATTACTGAGACAAGATCCAGACGTGATTATGGTTGGTGAAATTCGGGACGCGGAAACCGCCCAAATTGCGCTTCAGGCCGCACAAACCGGACACCTTGTTTTAACAACAATGCATACCAACGGTACTCTGGAAACATTGGCACGTTTGAAGTCACTTGGTGTCAATCCATTAGACATTGCCAGTGCTTTAAACCTCATTGTCAGTCAGCGCTTGCTTTCATTTGAACGGGGACACAATAACATTAGGCGACACGCTATTTTTGAAATTCTTCCCTGGCAACCGCAAGCCCATGCACTACTTAAGCCCGGATCCTCCGATACTGACAAGGCCAACTATTTACAAGATTTAGGCTTGCCCAGTTTCGAACAGGCTAAAACCTACTGGGAAAATCAGGTGAACCTTAATGACTAA
- a CDS encoding type II secretion system F family protein yields MTKTTVMRWRWKSSDNSGLIHAASQLQAVKRLSDRGLRHITVYHEHFIKTPAPSRKEWLQTMSQWLELLNCGLPLPEALKHSIHRHSSRSMKWLVNDCQEAIEQGHRLSSALHHYSDWLPSSDLQTIEWAESSGQLTQGIQNILTLKQQQMAMKEQLTKALRYPLIIAAVACAVALLMMTWVLPQFEKLFGSTGLPALTKNVLAISAFFGQHALVFIGALCLMYVMTKLVRHYCPAFWRRMTLKLPIYRQLLTGAREQQVFYQLGLSLDAGIDAVNTLRLTTNNLNCPVYKAQLELIGYHLQRGLGWSQAFNLSTLNSAKTMSLIQAAEKSGRIAQAFKQLGSYQQKQLEIYTERLSTYAQPLLMLILGGIIGTLLVAMYLPLFSLGEQF; encoded by the coding sequence ATGACTAAAACGACCGTGATGCGTTGGCGCTGGAAAAGCTCAGACAATAGCGGCCTGATACACGCGGCCAGTCAATTGCAGGCGGTAAAGCGACTCTCAGACAGAGGCCTGCGACATATCACTGTTTATCATGAACATTTCATAAAAACACCGGCGCCAAGCCGCAAAGAATGGCTGCAAACAATGAGTCAGTGGCTGGAATTGCTCAATTGCGGCCTACCGTTGCCTGAAGCATTAAAGCATAGCATTCATCGTCATTCCTCTCGCTCGATGAAATGGCTGGTTAATGACTGTCAGGAAGCTATTGAGCAAGGCCATCGATTGTCCAGTGCCCTGCACCACTACTCAGACTGGCTACCGTCTTCCGATTTGCAAACCATTGAGTGGGCTGAGTCCAGTGGACAATTGACGCAAGGGATACAAAATATACTCACGCTAAAGCAGCAACAAATGGCAATGAAGGAACAGCTGACAAAAGCGCTTCGCTATCCACTTATTATTGCTGCAGTAGCCTGTGCTGTCGCCCTATTGATGATGACCTGGGTACTGCCACAATTTGAAAAGCTATTCGGTAGCACAGGATTACCGGCACTCACTAAAAACGTATTAGCGATATCGGCGTTTTTTGGTCAACATGCGCTTGTGTTTATCGGAGCTCTTTGTTTGATGTACGTAATGACAAAATTGGTTCGACATTATTGTCCCGCATTCTGGCGACGGATGACGCTCAAGTTGCCAATTTATCGCCAGCTCCTCACTGGTGCTCGCGAACAACAAGTATTTTATCAGTTAGGCTTGTCCCTCGACGCCGGGATTGACGCTGTAAATACGCTACGGCTTACCACGAACAACCTCAATTGTCCGGTTTACAAAGCGCAACTCGAGCTTATTGGTTACCATCTGCAACGTGGTCTGGGATGGTCACAGGCGTTCAACCTGTCGACCTTAAACTCGGCGAAGACCATGAGTTTGATTCAGGCGGCAGAGAAGTCCGGGCGGATAGCTCAAGCATTTAAGCAGCTGGGATCTTATCAACAAAAACAACTCGAGATTTATACTGAGCGACTATCAACCTACGCACAGCCCTTGCTGATGCTTATTTTAGGCGGCATTATAGGCACTCTTTTAGTGGCAATGTACTTGCCGTTATTTTCACTGGGTGAACAATTTTAA
- a CDS encoding prepilin peptidase, which translates to MTELFAAHTTAMLLLSVVLGAVIGSFLNVVIHRLPIQLQRQWQQECAEANGTPHAQMEPFNLAFPASHCPTCQSAIAWYDNIPLLSFLFLKARCRHCKTPISISYWLVEIVTAVSFGFIGWQYGISLPALFYSAVAGLLICLFVIDLHHKLLPDVLNYSLLWLGLLWSLSDQSPVTPEQSIVGAVIGYLALWSVYWIFKLLTKKEGMGYGDFKLLAALTAFTGATVLPVTVLAASLCGAVIGVIYIKLSGRAQPIPFGPFLIGGGLISYFWGHQLLYAYWSWLGGTS; encoded by the coding sequence ATGACCGAATTATTCGCCGCTCACACAACGGCTATGTTGCTCTTGTCCGTCGTATTAGGAGCTGTTATTGGCAGTTTTTTAAACGTTGTTATTCACCGTTTGCCTATTCAATTGCAGCGGCAATGGCAACAGGAGTGCGCTGAAGCAAATGGCACGCCTCATGCACAGATGGAGCCCTTTAATTTAGCTTTTCCTGCTTCACATTGTCCAACGTGCCAATCCGCTATTGCTTGGTATGACAACATTCCTCTTTTAAGTTTTCTGTTTTTAAAAGCCCGTTGCCGTCATTGTAAGACGCCCATTTCAATCAGCTACTGGTTGGTGGAAATAGTTACTGCAGTTAGTTTTGGTTTTATCGGTTGGCAATACGGTATCAGTCTACCGGCACTGTTTTACAGCGCCGTTGCCGGACTGTTGATTTGTCTTTTTGTTATCGATTTACATCACAAGTTACTGCCTGACGTACTCAATTATTCGTTGCTTTGGCTCGGGCTACTCTGGTCTCTTAGCGACCAGAGTCCTGTAACACCTGAACAGTCAATAGTTGGCGCAGTTATCGGCTACCTTGCCTTATGGTCGGTTTACTGGATCTTTAAGCTGCTCACTAAAAAAGAAGGTATGGGCTATGGCGACTTCAAGTTACTGGCTGCCTTAACCGCATTTACCGGTGCGACAGTGTTACCGGTTACCGTATTAGCCGCTTCTTTATGCGGCGCGGTAATAGGGGTTATTTATATAAAACTCAGTGGCCGTGCTCAGCCGATTCCCTTTGGTCCTTTCTTAATTGGTGGTGGGCTCATTAGTTATTTCTGGGGGCACCAGCTGTTATACGCGTATTGGTCCTGGCTGGGGGGAACATCGTAA
- the coaE gene encoding dephospho-CoA kinase (Dephospho-CoA kinase (CoaE) performs the final step in coenzyme A biosynthesis.) codes for MTYVVGVTGGIGSGKTAATNEFERLGIVVVDADKVAREVVEPGSDCLEKIREHFGEAMIQPDGNLNRKALREKVFSNHTEKEWLNKLLHPKIRQKILHQLNHANSDYVILSAPLLLENGLDKYCDRVLVIDVPESLQVERTIARDDTSAEQVEAILSAQMTRDQRRQTADDIILNDTTLAALHSQVQALHKQYLEAAIAHGG; via the coding sequence ATGACGTACGTTGTTGGTGTTACCGGCGGTATTGGCAGCGGAAAAACAGCGGCGACTAACGAGTTCGAGCGTCTTGGCATTGTTGTCGTCGATGCCGATAAAGTTGCTCGTGAGGTTGTCGAACCCGGCTCTGATTGCCTTGAAAAAATTCGTGAGCACTTTGGCGAAGCAATGATTCAACCTGACGGAAATTTGAATCGCAAAGCACTCCGTGAAAAAGTCTTTAGTAATCACACCGAAAAGGAGTGGTTGAACAAACTGCTTCACCCGAAAATTCGACAGAAAATTCTCCACCAATTGAATCACGCAAACTCTGACTACGTCATATTGTCGGCCCCTCTCCTGCTGGAAAATGGTTTAGACAAGTACTGCGACCGTGTGCTGGTTATCGATGTGCCAGAGTCGCTGCAAGTTGAGCGAACTATTGCTCGTGACGACACCTCTGCGGAGCAGGTTGAGGCCATTTTGAGCGCTCAAATGACCCGTGACCAACGCCGCCAAACAGCAGATGACATTATTCTCAACGATACAACGTTGGCAGCACTTCACTCGCAGGTTCAGGCTTTACATAAGCAGTATCTGGAAGCAGCCATTGCACACGGAGGCTAA
- the zapD gene encoding cell division protein ZapD: MAFTDNQHIIYEYPLQERVRTYLRLEHGFEQLSVSKGLFQQQPDAFFQSLFSLSDLLERVDIRTELSKDLEAQQQRLKQWEQHPEVDRQALRATIQEIDDCQQFLPDIPKVLREIKDDALLASIRQRFSQPGISGLFELPQLQLWLNQNRNAQQQACDSWCNAFKPIEKAVQLKLTLMREQAAFSTLTLTSGFMQESSEQPLAMLRIKVPKEASIYPVISGHRQRFTVRFMPLPGAGSSQSIQSVQFEIARCAQ, encoded by the coding sequence ATGGCGTTCACGGATAACCAGCACATTATTTATGAATATCCGCTTCAGGAGCGTGTGCGCACTTACCTAAGACTCGAACATGGCTTTGAGCAGCTCAGCGTCAGTAAAGGCTTATTCCAACAGCAGCCGGATGCATTTTTTCAGTCGCTCTTTTCTCTCAGTGACTTACTGGAGCGCGTCGACATTCGAACGGAATTATCGAAAGATCTCGAGGCACAGCAGCAGCGACTTAAACAATGGGAACAACACCCGGAAGTTGACAGACAAGCACTGCGAGCCACCATTCAGGAAATTGATGACTGCCAGCAGTTTTTACCCGATATCCCAAAAGTGTTACGCGAAATTAAAGATGACGCGCTACTTGCCAGTATAAGACAGCGCTTCAGCCAACCGGGTATCAGTGGTCTTTTCGAGCTACCACAACTGCAGCTTTGGTTAAATCAAAACCGTAATGCTCAACAACAAGCATGTGATAGTTGGTGTAACGCCTTTAAACCTATCGAAAAAGCAGTGCAGCTAAAGCTGACGTTAATGCGTGAACAAGCCGCTTTTTCTACCCTGACACTCACCAGCGGCTTTATGCAGGAGAGCTCAGAACAGCCTCTTGCGATGCTAAGAATTAAAGTACCTAAAGAGGCTTCTATTTATCCGGTTATTAGTGGGCATCGGCAACGCTTTACGGTAAGATTCATGCCCTTGCCGGGTGCCGGTTCCAGTCAATCAATTCAATCTGTTCAATTTGAAATAGCCAGGTGTGCGCAATGA
- the yacG gene encoding DNA gyrase inhibitor YacG: MSLTVNCPTCETEVEWKETSEFRPFCSERCKLIDLGEWANEEKSIPGEPAPVANDDYINEGDGF; this comes from the coding sequence ATGAGTTTAACGGTCAACTGCCCAACATGTGAAACCGAAGTCGAGTGGAAAGAGACCTCAGAATTTCGTCCGTTTTGCAGCGAACGCTGTAAGCTGATTGACTTAGGCGAATGGGCTAACGAAGAAAAGAGTATTCCGGGAGAGCCTGCCCCTGTCGCCAACGATGACTACATTAACGAAGGCGACGGCTTCTGA
- the mutT gene encoding 8-oxo-dGTP diphosphatase MutT produces MTTQKSPAVHVAVGVIENSNGEIFIAQRLPEQHQGGKWEFPGGKVESDESVQEALVRELKEECGIDVTDMAPLTVIEHQYSDKRVLLDVWWILSYDGEATQLEGQKWCWVDKNQLDAFQFPDANQPIVDCIMQSMNAY; encoded by the coding sequence ATGACCACCCAAAAATCTCCCGCTGTGCATGTCGCGGTGGGAGTTATAGAAAATTCGAATGGCGAAATCTTTATTGCACAACGTCTACCGGAGCAGCACCAGGGCGGTAAGTGGGAATTTCCCGGCGGTAAAGTGGAGTCAGACGAAAGCGTTCAGGAAGCGTTAGTCAGAGAGCTTAAAGAAGAATGCGGTATTGATGTGACCGATATGGCTCCGTTGACGGTTATCGAACATCAATATTCCGATAAGCGGGTATTATTAGATGTTTGGTGGATACTGTCTTACGATGGCGAAGCCACTCAACTGGAGGGGCAAAAGTGGTGCTGGGTTGATAAAAACCAGTTAGATGCCTTTCAGTTCCCTGATGCAAACCAACCCATTGTGGACTGTATCATGCAGTCGATGAATGCGTATTAA
- the secA gene encoding preprotein translocase subunit SecA, which translates to MLGSLFRKVFGSRNDRILKTMQKDVDRINALEPEFEALSDAELKEKTAEFRKRLNEGEKLDKLLTEAFATVREASKRVFKMRHFDVQLIGGMVLNENRIAEMKTGEGKTLTATLTAYLNALPGKGVHIITVNDYLAKRDAEFNRPLFEFLGLSVAFNIPGMNPEDKKAAYQADITYGTNNEFGFDYLRDNMAFSPQDRVQRELYYALVDEVDSILIDEARTPLIISGPAEDSSEMYRKMNELVPHLVRQEKEDTEEEKGDGHFTIDEKAKQLHLTENGQEHIESLLKEKGMLAEDDSLYSAANISLLHHINAALRAHHLFQKDVDYIVKDDQIIIVDEHTGRTMEGRRWSEGLHQAVEAKEGVPIQNENQTLASITFQNYFRLYDKLAGMTGTADTEAFEFQSIYGLETVVIPTNKPMVRDDRADLIYLTAQEKYEAIAEDIEECRKQKRPVLVGTVSIENSELLSRLLKKKKIPHAVLNAKFHAQEADIIAQAGRPGAVTIATNMAGRGTDIVLGGNWMVDVEKLEEPSNDKIDSIKAEWQKVHDDVIEAGGLHIIGTERHESRRIDNQLRGRAGRQGDPGSSRFYLSLEDPLMRIFASDRIGTMMKRLGMKEGEAIEHPWVTRAIENAQRKVEGRNFDIRKQLLEYDDVANDQRSVVYEQRNELLDEGDISETITVIREDVVNAVIDEYVPPQSLAELWDLKSLEERLRADFQVELPLQQWLEEEEHFHEEVLRERVLEELVKTYQEKEDLVGPEVLRRFEKSIMLQSLDQHWKEHLAAMDHLRQGIHLRGYAQKNPKQEYKREAFELFSEMLENLKLDVVTILSRVKVRAQEDVDAVDEQRKAADSAPREFKHEQTKPATQGEQPRQQGQSQQPARNEQKVGRNEPCPCGSGKKYKHCHGKL; encoded by the coding sequence ATGCTAGGCAGTCTGTTTCGAAAAGTTTTTGGAAGTCGCAACGATCGCATCCTCAAAACCATGCAAAAAGATGTTGATCGGATAAATGCGTTAGAACCCGAATTTGAAGCATTGAGTGATGCCGAATTAAAAGAAAAGACCGCTGAGTTTCGTAAGCGCCTTAACGAAGGCGAAAAACTCGATAAATTACTAACTGAAGCGTTTGCAACGGTTCGCGAAGCCAGTAAGCGCGTCTTTAAAATGCGTCACTTCGACGTGCAGCTGATTGGCGGTATGGTTTTGAACGAAAACCGTATTGCGGAAATGAAAACTGGTGAGGGTAAAACCTTAACCGCCACACTAACCGCCTATTTGAATGCGCTACCGGGCAAAGGCGTACACATTATTACGGTGAACGATTATCTGGCTAAGCGTGATGCCGAATTCAACCGTCCTTTATTTGAATTTTTAGGTCTGAGTGTTGCTTTCAATATTCCAGGTATGAACCCGGAAGACAAAAAAGCGGCGTATCAGGCGGATATTACCTACGGTACGAATAACGAATTTGGCTTTGACTATTTGCGCGACAACATGGCGTTTTCGCCGCAGGATCGTGTGCAACGTGAGCTTTACTACGCGTTGGTCGATGAGGTTGACTCAATTCTCATTGATGAAGCCAGAACACCGCTGATTATTTCGGGACCTGCGGAAGACAGTTCTGAAATGTACCGCAAGATGAATGAACTGGTACCACACTTAGTGCGTCAGGAAAAAGAAGATACGGAAGAAGAGAAGGGCGACGGTCACTTCACTATTGATGAAAAGGCTAAGCAGCTTCATTTGACCGAAAATGGCCAAGAACATATAGAGTCATTGCTAAAAGAAAAAGGCATGTTGGCTGAAGATGACTCTTTGTATTCAGCTGCTAATATCAGCCTGTTACATCATATTAATGCGGCGTTAAGAGCGCATCATTTATTTCAAAAAGATGTCGACTACATTGTTAAAGACGACCAGATTATTATCGTTGATGAACATACTGGTCGTACAATGGAAGGGCGTCGTTGGTCTGAAGGTCTGCACCAAGCCGTAGAAGCCAAAGAAGGCGTACCCATCCAGAACGAAAACCAAACACTTGCCTCCATTACTTTCCAGAATTATTTCCGTCTGTATGACAAATTGGCGGGTATGACAGGTACCGCAGATACGGAAGCCTTTGAGTTTCAGTCGATATACGGACTTGAAACCGTTGTTATTCCAACAAACAAGCCAATGGTACGTGATGACCGAGCGGATCTTATCTATCTGACTGCTCAAGAAAAGTACGAAGCGATTGCGGAAGACATTGAAGAATGTCGTAAACAGAAACGGCCCGTGCTGGTCGGTACGGTATCTATTGAGAACTCCGAGCTGTTGTCACGCCTTTTGAAGAAAAAGAAAATTCCACATGCGGTACTGAATGCGAAATTCCACGCACAAGAAGCCGACATTATTGCTCAGGCGGGTCGCCCTGGTGCCGTAACGATAGCCACTAACATGGCCGGTCGTGGTACCGATATCGTCTTGGGCGGTAACTGGATGGTTGACGTTGAGAAGCTTGAAGAGCCATCGAACGATAAAATTGACTCCATTAAAGCAGAATGGCAGAAAGTCCACGACGACGTTATCGAAGCGGGTGGCTTACATATTATTGGTACCGAGCGCCATGAATCCCGTCGTATTGATAATCAGCTGCGTGGTCGTGCTGGTCGTCAAGGTGACCCTGGCTCCTCACGCTTTTATCTGTCATTAGAAGACCCGCTGATGCGTATCTTTGCCTCTGATCGTATTGGTACCATGATGAAACGCTTGGGTATGAAAGAAGGGGAAGCGATTGAGCATCCTTGGGTGACTCGTGCTATTGAAAACGCACAACGCAAAGTGGAAGGTCGCAACTTCGATATTCGTAAGCAATTACTTGAGTATGATGATGTTGCCAACGACCAGCGTTCAGTTGTTTATGAGCAGCGCAACGAACTGCTTGATGAAGGCGATATTTCAGAAACCATTACCGTCATCCGTGAAGATGTGGTCAATGCGGTTATTGATGAATACGTGCCACCACAGTCATTGGCTGAGTTATGGGACTTGAAGTCGCTGGAAGAACGCTTACGTGCTGATTTCCAAGTAGAGTTACCGCTACAGCAGTGGTTGGAAGAAGAAGAGCACTTCCACGAAGAAGTGTTGCGTGAGCGGGTATTGGAAGAGCTTGTTAAGACGTATCAGGAAAAAGAAGACTTGGTCGGTCCTGAAGTTCTGCGTCGCTTTGAAAAATCGATTATGTTGCAAAGCCTTGATCAGCACTGGAAAGAGCACTTGGCCGCGATGGATCATTTACGCCAGGGCATCCACTTGCGTGGTTATGCACAGAAAAACCCTAAGCAGGAATATAAGCGTGAAGCGTTCGAGTTATTCAGTGAAATGCTTGAGAACTTGAAGCTGGATGTGGTGACTATTCTAAGTCGTGTGAAAGTGCGTGCTCAGGAAGATGTTGATGCGGTTGATGAACAGCGTAAAGCCGCTGATAGTGCTCCGCGAGAGTTTAAACATGAGCAGACAAAGCCTGCAACTCAAGGTGAGCAACCCCGCCAACAAGGACAGTCTCAGCAACCGGCCCGCAATGAACAAAAGGTGGGGCGAAACGAGCCTTGTCCTTGTGGATCAGGTAAAAAGTACAAACATTGTCACGGTAAACTGTAG
- a CDS encoding M23 family metallopeptidase, giving the protein MSLSVFYRGSKIRFRVKLSRRRMLSFAGVAAFIGLVTWQPWEYRGVDPEFAQAQITKEQKNLILQQKAVKALREDTQKQLGAMKVYLGELRAQMRRLDALGERLAGVANLDNGEFNFQQEMPIGGPEIEVAELPQASGTDVLTDIEDMLSKISDKQKQLSLLESVMMNHQLNNDAYIAGRPISDGWLSSQYGIRKDPFNGTPAMHKGLDFASYNEDVQVVATGAGVVTWAGDRYGYGQLVEIDHGGGLKTRYGHNHEILVNVGDVVTRGQQIAEMGSSGRSTGPHVHYEVLRNGKQIDPNQFVYREAD; this is encoded by the coding sequence ATGAGTTTATCAGTCTTTTATCGAGGCTCCAAAATTCGTTTTCGCGTTAAATTAAGTCGTAGACGGATGTTGTCTTTCGCCGGTGTTGCTGCGTTTATTGGGCTTGTCACGTGGCAGCCATGGGAATACCGCGGGGTTGATCCCGAGTTTGCGCAAGCGCAAATTACCAAAGAGCAAAAGAACCTTATTCTTCAGCAAAAAGCCGTAAAAGCCTTAAGAGAAGATACCCAAAAGCAATTGGGGGCAATGAAGGTATATTTAGGCGAGTTACGTGCTCAAATGCGCCGTTTAGATGCCCTAGGTGAACGCTTAGCAGGCGTTGCTAACCTTGATAATGGCGAGTTCAATTTCCAGCAGGAAATGCCGATTGGCGGACCTGAAATAGAAGTGGCTGAATTACCGCAGGCTTCCGGGACTGACGTACTCACTGATATCGAAGACATGTTGTCAAAGATATCGGACAAACAAAAACAGTTATCTCTCCTTGAATCTGTGATGATGAATCACCAACTTAATAATGATGCTTACATTGCCGGACGTCCAATCTCTGATGGTTGGTTGTCTTCGCAATACGGTATTCGTAAAGATCCCTTCAACGGTACGCCAGCCATGCATAAGGGGCTGGACTTTGCGAGTTACAACGAAGACGTGCAAGTGGTTGCTACCGGAGCCGGTGTCGTCACTTGGGCGGGAGATAGGTACGGTTATGGTCAGCTGGTTGAAATTGACCATGGTGGTGGTTTGAAAACCCGTTACGGTCACAACCACGAGATATTAGTGAACGTCGGCGACGTTGTTACACGCGGTCAGCAAATAGCGGAAATGGGGAGCAGTGGTCGTTCAACTGGGCCTCATGTGCATTACGAAGTTTTACGTAATGGTAAGCAGATTGATCCAAACCAATTTGTGTACCGGGAAGCCGATTAA
- a CDS encoding DUF721 domain-containing protein has translation MSRQPKTPSELLRTGQQPMAETLRHYAQFAAQLSEWQQLFKNCVDKATAQHCQLVNIRDGALIIKAGSGSWSTKLKFQQAAIITYFQNNATVPVNKLSVKVSPNVNTTNDSAQRLRNMAEGCSEPLRLQLEALAAKFDNDAADNKS, from the coding sequence ATGTCACGACAACCCAAAACGCCATCAGAATTGCTACGTACGGGTCAGCAACCTATGGCTGAAACGTTGCGACATTATGCACAGTTTGCCGCTCAACTCTCAGAATGGCAACAGTTGTTTAAAAACTGCGTGGACAAAGCGACAGCACAGCATTGTCAGCTCGTGAACATTCGCGACGGAGCGCTCATCATAAAAGCTGGCAGCGGCAGCTGGTCAACAAAACTTAAATTCCAACAAGCGGCCATTATAACGTATTTTCAAAACAATGCGACGGTGCCGGTCAACAAGCTCTCAGTGAAAGTGTCACCGAATGTAAACACAACAAATGACAGCGCGCAAAGGCTAAGAAATATGGCGGAGGGGTGCAGCGAACCACTGCGTCTTCAGTTAGAAGCGTTGGCGGCGAAGTTTGATAACGACGCCGCCGACAATAAGAGCTAA
- the lpxC gene encoding UDP-3-O-acyl-N-acetylglucosamine deacetylase, with translation MIKQRTLQQAISATGIGLHKGNKVNLTLRPAAANTGLIFRRTDLEPAVDIPARADWVRDTQLCTCLINEENIRISTVEHLLAALAGVGIDNAIIEVDSHEIPIMDGSSHPFVYLLQSAGIEEQSAAKKFIRIKEPVRVEDGDKWAELLPHDGFRIDFAIDFDHPAIADTGQTVSMDFSANAFIKDISRARTFGFMKDIEYLRKNNLALGGSFDNAVVLDDFRVLNNDGLRYDDEFVKHKMLDAVGDLYMGGHSILGHLRAYKSGHALNNQLLQAVLEHESAWEFVTFEDEQAKEPIAFWSPANTTA, from the coding sequence CAGCGACAGGGATTGGCTTGCACAAGGGCAACAAAGTGAATTTAACTTTGCGTCCGGCGGCGGCTAATACTGGGTTGATCTTTCGCCGTACTGACTTAGAGCCGGCAGTAGATATTCCTGCGCGTGCTGACTGGGTTCGTGATACGCAGCTTTGTACGTGTTTAATTAATGAGGAAAACATTCGCATATCGACAGTCGAACATTTACTCGCTGCGCTTGCCGGGGTTGGCATTGATAATGCTATTATCGAAGTCGACTCGCATGAAATTCCAATTATGGACGGTAGCTCTCACCCGTTTGTTTACCTGCTACAAAGTGCGGGCATTGAAGAGCAGTCAGCAGCGAAGAAGTTTATCCGAATCAAAGAGCCGGTGCGTGTTGAAGACGGTGACAAGTGGGCGGAACTGCTACCCCACGATGGTTTCCGTATCGACTTTGCTATCGACTTTGACCACCCGGCTATCGCAGACACTGGGCAAACCGTCAGCATGGATTTCAGTGCTAACGCGTTCATTAAGGATATTAGCCGTGCGCGGACGTTTGGCTTCATGAAAGACATTGAGTACTTGCGTAAAAACAATCTGGCACTCGGTGGCAGCTTTGATAACGCTGTGGTGCTTGATGACTTCCGTGTATTGAACAACGACGGCTTGCGCTACGATGATGAATTTGTGAAACACAAGATGCTGGATGCTGTGGGCGACTTATACATGGGCGGTCACAGTATTCTGGGTCACTTGCGTGCTTATAAATCAGGCCACGCGCTGAACAACCAATTGCTTCAGGCTGTCCTGGAGCATGAATCTGCCTGGGAGTTTGTGACCTTTGAAGATGAACAGGCAAAAGAGCCTATTGCCTTTTGGTCACCGGCTAATACAACCGCTTAG